The following proteins are co-located in the Bradyrhizobium sp. AZCC 2176 genome:
- a CDS encoding GNAT family N-acetyltransferase — translation MGQALPKPGLRPYLPADVPMLAAIFVAAIEGLTGDDYSEAQQEAWAQAAEDEEAFGKKLAGQLTLIATIQNAPVGFASLRGADHIDMLFVHPSVAGQGVGSMLVDALEKLAGARGAKALTVDASDTAEPFFRKRGYTSKQRNTVSLNGEWLANTTMQKTLADRSTPGVPT, via the coding sequence ATGGGACAGGCATTGCCCAAACCTGGCTTGCGGCCATATCTGCCGGCGGATGTCCCGATGCTGGCGGCGATCTTCGTTGCCGCCATCGAGGGACTGACCGGCGACGACTACAGCGAAGCGCAGCAGGAAGCCTGGGCTCAGGCTGCCGAGGACGAAGAAGCGTTCGGCAAGAAGCTTGCCGGCCAGTTGACGCTGATCGCGACCATCCAGAATGCGCCGGTCGGCTTCGCCTCGCTGAGGGGGGCCGATCACATCGACATGCTGTTCGTCCATCCGAGCGTCGCGGGGCAGGGGGTCGGCTCGATGCTTGTTGATGCGCTGGAGAAACTGGCCGGCGCGCGCGGGGCGAAAGCCCTGACGGTCGACGCCAGCGACACCGCGGAGCCGTTTTTCAGGAAGCGCGGTTATACCTCCAAACAGCGCAACACCGTCTCGCTCAACGGCGAATGGCTCGCCAACACCACGATGCAGAAGACGCTGGCCGACAGATCAACGCCGGGAGTTCCGACATGA
- the cysS gene encoding cysteine--tRNA ligase, giving the protein MELRLYDTLTKEKRSFVPLDADNVRMYACGPTVYDFAHIGNGRAAIVFDVLFRVLRHRYGADHVKYVRNITDVDDKINVRAARDYPGVPLNEAIRKVTEETYRQYQDDVTALGCLAPTVQPRATEHIPEMRAIIEKLVAGGFAYVAEDHVLFSPQAMNAANSAMPRYGALSKRSLDEMIAGARVDVAPYKRDNTDFVLWKPSKPGEPSWPSPSGIKAEGRPGWHIECSAMAWKHLGEKFDIHGGGIDLVFPHHENELAQTCCAFHSDRMANVWMHNGFLQLESEKMSKSLGNFFTIREMLADWPGEVLRLSMLKTHYRSPLDWTTKGAEESAKTLDDWYAVAADAANGQPSPALVDALYDDLNTAQAMAVLHGLRNAAAAGGERERGEFAASLRLLGFLSMSAAAWKGRKQQASGVDPQQVDRLIAERTAARARKDFKESDRIRDELAAMGVAIKDGKDADGKPVTTWEIA; this is encoded by the coding sequence ATGGAATTACGCCTCTACGATACGTTGACGAAGGAGAAGCGGTCGTTCGTGCCGCTCGATGCCGATAACGTCCGCATGTATGCCTGCGGACCGACGGTCTACGACTTCGCCCATATCGGCAACGGCCGCGCGGCGATCGTGTTCGACGTGCTGTTCCGCGTGCTGCGCCATCGCTATGGCGCTGACCACGTGAAGTACGTCCGCAACATCACCGACGTCGACGACAAGATCAACGTGCGCGCCGCGCGCGACTATCCCGGCGTGCCGTTGAATGAGGCGATCCGCAAGGTCACCGAAGAGACCTATCGGCAGTATCAGGACGACGTCACTGCGCTGGGCTGCTTGGCGCCTACGGTGCAGCCGCGCGCGACCGAGCATATTCCGGAGATGCGGGCAATCATCGAGAAGCTGGTGGCCGGCGGCTTTGCCTATGTCGCCGAAGACCACGTGCTGTTCTCGCCGCAGGCGATGAATGCGGCAAATTCCGCGATGCCGCGCTACGGCGCGCTGTCGAAACGCTCGCTCGACGAGATGATCGCGGGCGCCCGCGTCGACGTCGCGCCCTACAAGCGCGACAACACCGACTTCGTGCTGTGGAAGCCGTCGAAGCCGGGCGAGCCGTCATGGCCTTCGCCGTCGGGCATCAAGGCGGAAGGCCGCCCCGGCTGGCACATCGAGTGCTCGGCGATGGCATGGAAGCATCTCGGCGAGAAGTTCGACATTCATGGCGGCGGCATCGACCTGGTGTTTCCGCACCATGAGAACGAACTCGCGCAGACCTGCTGCGCGTTTCATTCCGACCGCATGGCGAATGTCTGGATGCACAACGGCTTCCTGCAGCTCGAAAGCGAGAAGATGTCGAAATCGCTCGGCAACTTCTTCACGATCCGCGAGATGCTGGCCGATTGGCCAGGCGAGGTGCTGCGCTTGAGCATGCTCAAGACGCATTATCGATCGCCGCTTGACTGGACCACGAAGGGTGCGGAAGAAAGCGCAAAGACGCTCGACGACTGGTACGCGGTCGCAGCCGACGCCGCGAACGGTCAACCGTCGCCGGCCTTGGTTGATGCGCTCTATGACGACCTCAACACGGCGCAGGCCATGGCGGTCCTGCACGGCCTGCGGAACGCTGCTGCTGCCGGCGGCGAGCGCGAGCGCGGCGAGTTTGCGGCCTCGCTCCGGCTGCTCGGTTTCCTCTCGATGAGCGCCGCCGCGTGGAAGGGACGCAAGCAACAGGCCAGCGGCGTCGATCCGCAACAGGTCGATCGGCTGATTGCGGAGCGCACGGCGGCGCGCGCGCGAAAGGATTTCAAGGAGTCCGATCGTATTCGCGACGAGCTCGCCGCCATGGGTGTTGCCATCAAGGACGGCAAGGATGCCGATGGAAAACCCGTAACCACCTGGGAGATCGCGTGA
- a CDS encoding DUF2865 domain-containing protein — protein sequence MLEIRNAALSLRILACAVLLGIAAPGAPALAQTNDDAMAQMNQDGPPQQGAQANPICIRLEGQLATIDRGAGTGDPAKDEQIRRYQEAQAKQQGELDRVTQQAKRMGCESSGFFSLFNGRSAQCGPVNNQIQQMRANLDQITTSLERLRSGGIGGADRENQRRSVLTALAQNNCGPQYAAAARGPGNFIDSLFGNNNTLPPPSAELGPPSGTFRTVCVRTCDGGYFPVSFATYQARFQDDEKTCKSLCPATEATLFTYRNPGEDINQAVSISGQPYSSLPNAFKFRTEFNPSCACKAAGQTWSEALKSVDDRAGVEQGDIIVTEESARRMQQRAQKGAPPPTAKKGTAPAGTAAAPATAPPPPDTTATANDKDKPVRTVGPTFIPPKQ from the coding sequence ATGCTGGAAATTCGCAACGCTGCCCTCTCCCTTCGGATTTTGGCTTGCGCCGTCCTGCTCGGTATCGCCGCCCCGGGCGCGCCCGCTTTGGCGCAAACGAACGACGACGCCATGGCGCAGATGAACCAGGACGGCCCACCACAGCAGGGCGCGCAGGCCAATCCGATCTGTATCCGGCTCGAAGGACAATTGGCGACCATCGACCGCGGCGCCGGCACCGGCGACCCGGCCAAGGATGAACAGATCCGCCGCTATCAGGAAGCCCAGGCCAAGCAGCAGGGCGAACTCGATCGGGTCACGCAGCAGGCCAAGCGCATGGGCTGCGAAAGCTCGGGCTTCTTCTCGCTGTTCAACGGCCGGTCCGCCCAGTGCGGTCCGGTCAACAACCAGATCCAGCAGATGCGCGCCAATCTCGACCAGATCACCACCAGCCTGGAGCGCCTGCGCAGCGGCGGCATCGGCGGCGCCGACCGCGAAAACCAGCGCCGCTCGGTGCTGACGGCGCTCGCGCAGAACAATTGCGGCCCGCAATATGCCGCTGCCGCGCGCGGTCCCGGCAACTTCATCGACAGTCTGTTCGGCAACAACAATACGCTGCCGCCGCCTAGCGCCGAACTCGGCCCGCCGTCCGGCACCTTCCGCACCGTCTGCGTCCGCACCTGCGACGGCGGCTACTTCCCGGTGTCGTTCGCCACCTATCAGGCGCGTTTCCAGGACGACGAAAAGACCTGCAAGTCGCTTTGCCCGGCGACGGAAGCGACGCTGTTCACCTACCGCAACCCCGGCGAGGACATCAACCAGGCGGTCTCGATCAGCGGCCAGCCTTATTCGTCGCTGCCGAACGCGTTCAAATTCCGCACCGAGTTCAATCCCTCCTGCGCCTGCAAGGCCGCCGGCCAGACCTGGTCCGAAGCGCTGAAGTCCGTCGACGACAGGGCCGGGGTCGAACAAGGCGACATCATCGTCACCGAGGAGAGCGCGAGGCGGATGCAGCAGCGCGCACAGAAGGGCGCACCGCCGCCCACCGCCAAGAAGGGCACGGCACCTGCTGGCACCGCCGCCGCACCGGCGACAGCACCGCCGCCGCCCGATACGACCGCCACGGCTAACGACAAGGACAAGCCGGTCCGCACGGTGGGCCCAACCTTCATCCCGCCGAAGCAGTAG
- a CDS encoding CDP-alcohol phosphatidyltransferase family protein, with protein MLIPDPKYPELRRRRFRPIPVRMLVPNVITLLAICAGLTAIRLSIEGRMELAVAAIVFAAVLDGVDGRVARMIKGQSKFGAELDSLADFVNFGVAPGLMLYFWQLQELNNGGWIAAMVFAIAGGLRLARFNASIDDPNKPAFAANYFTGVPAPAGAILAMLPFYLAFLGVSKPPAALTMAYTLLIAFLMVSRLPVFSGKTVRMRVPPEMVLPVFVSVVFFVALLIGYPWHILSIGSVLYLLSLPWGWKTYRDHERKAVATVQPDVTGEAAAPSTPAAAFSPAPDDAEGERPARLN; from the coding sequence ATGCTGATCCCCGATCCCAAATACCCTGAACTGCGCCGTCGCCGGTTTCGCCCGATCCCGGTGCGGATGCTGGTGCCCAACGTCATCACCTTGCTGGCGATCTGCGCCGGGCTGACGGCGATCCGCCTGTCGATCGAAGGGCGGATGGAACTCGCGGTCGCCGCCATCGTATTCGCGGCGGTGCTGGACGGGGTCGACGGCCGTGTCGCGCGCATGATCAAGGGCCAGTCGAAATTCGGCGCCGAACTCGACAGCCTCGCCGATTTCGTCAATTTCGGCGTCGCGCCCGGCCTGATGCTGTACTTCTGGCAACTGCAAGAATTGAACAATGGCGGCTGGATCGCGGCGATGGTGTTTGCCATCGCTGGCGGCCTGCGGCTGGCGCGCTTCAACGCCAGTATCGACGATCCGAACAAGCCTGCCTTTGCGGCGAATTACTTTACCGGCGTGCCGGCGCCGGCCGGCGCCATCCTTGCGATGCTGCCGTTCTATCTGGCGTTTCTCGGCGTCTCGAAGCCGCCGGCCGCGCTGACCATGGCCTATACGCTTCTCATCGCGTTCCTGATGGTGTCGCGTCTGCCGGTCTTTTCAGGCAAGACGGTGCGGATGCGCGTGCCGCCGGAAATGGTGCTGCCGGTTTTCGTCTCGGTGGTGTTCTTCGTCGCACTGCTGATCGGCTATCCCTGGCACATCCTGTCGATCGGCTCGGTGCTGTACCTTCTGAGCTTGCCCTGGGGGTGGAAGACCTATCGCGACCACGAGCGCAAGGCGGTCGCCACAGTGCAACCGGACGTCACGGGCGAGGCTGCCGCGCCGTCGACTCCGGCGGCGGCGTTTTCGCCCGCCCCTGATGATGCCGAGGGCGAAAGACCCGCGCGCCTGAACTGA
- a CDS encoding phosphatidylserine decarboxylase, whose translation MSIANSIRAQIPPIHPEGYPFIGGFALVSLILFWIWTPLGWIGTLLTVWCALFFRDPVRVTPVRDGIVVSPADGRVSMIAQVLPPAELGLGDRPLPRVSIFMSVFNCHVNRSPVAGRIDRIAYRPGTFINAELDKASEDNERNSLVISTTNGRIGVVQIAGLVARRIVSFVREGQSIGAGERFGLIRFGSRLDVYLPEGTRSLVSEGQTAVAGETILADFGSSEQGRTFRAD comes from the coding sequence ATGTCGATTGCGAACTCCATCCGCGCGCAGATCCCGCCGATCCATCCGGAGGGCTATCCCTTCATCGGCGGCTTTGCGCTGGTCAGCCTGATCCTGTTCTGGATCTGGACGCCGCTTGGCTGGATCGGCACGCTTTTGACAGTCTGGTGCGCGCTGTTCTTCCGCGATCCCGTTCGCGTCACACCGGTGCGCGACGGCATCGTGGTGTCGCCGGCCGATGGCCGCGTTTCGATGATCGCGCAGGTGCTGCCGCCGGCCGAACTCGGTCTCGGCGACCGGCCGCTGCCGCGCGTCTCGATCTTCATGAGCGTGTTCAACTGTCACGTGAACCGTAGCCCGGTGGCGGGTCGCATCGATCGCATCGCCTACCGGCCCGGCACCTTCATCAATGCCGAGCTCGACAAGGCCAGCGAAGACAATGAGCGCAATTCGCTGGTCATCTCGACCACCAACGGCCGGATCGGCGTGGTCCAGATCGCCGGCCTGGTGGCGCGGCGGATTGTCTCATTCGTGCGGGAAGGCCAGTCGATCGGCGCCGGCGAGCGGTTCGGTCTGATCCGTTTCGGCTCGCGCCTGGACGTTTATCTGCCCGAAGGCACGCGATCGCTGGTTTCCGAGGGCCAGACCGCCGTGGCCGGCGAGACGATTTTGGCTGATTTCGGCTCGAGCGAGCAGGGCCGGACGTTTCGAGCCGATTAA
- a CDS encoding ABCB family ABC transporter ATP-binding protein/permease produces the protein MADPDSPDHAAQPPASNSPEKATLIGTLVHLWPYIWPGDRADLKMRVVWSMVLLLLAKLATLTVPFTFKWAIDALNGMGTAPVEPSNWMLWLIASPLLMTASYGAVRVLMAVLTQWRDGIFARVAMHAVRKLAYITFVHMHELSLRFHLERKTGGLTRVLERGRTGIEVIVRMVILQLIPTIVEVSLLMAVLLWQFDWRYVLVTAITVVIYMYYTYLATEWRIEIRRKMNDSDTEANTKAIDSLLNYETVKYFSAETREAERYDRSMERYEHNSVKTYTSLAVLNTGQAVVFTFGLTATMLMCALGVRNGTNTVGDFVMVNAMMIQLYQPLNFMGMVYREIKQAIIDIEKMFNVLQRNPEIKDIPGAAPLVVSSGHVRFDDVRFAYDPERPILKGLSFEVPAGKTVAIVGPSGAGKSTISRLLFRLYDVSAGKILIDGQDIRNVTQASLRASIGMVPQDTVLFNDTIRYNIRYGRWGAGDAEVEEAAQLAQIDSFIRNSPRGYETQVGERGLKLSGGEKQRVAIARTVLKAPPILVLDEATSALDSHTEHEIQEALERVSRGRTSLVIAHRLSTIVGADEIIVLDQGRIAERGTHARLLAADGLYASMWNRQREAEAAREKLAQIGEGNEAPNRAPPPVDDPLNEQPKDQPASKDPLATAAE, from the coding sequence ATGGCTGATCCTGATTCGCCTGACCACGCCGCCCAGCCTCCGGCCAGCAATTCTCCCGAGAAAGCGACCCTCATCGGGACGCTGGTGCATCTGTGGCCCTATATCTGGCCCGGCGACCGCGCTGACCTGAAGATGCGCGTGGTCTGGTCGATGGTGCTGTTGCTGCTGGCCAAGCTCGCGACATTGACGGTACCGTTTACCTTCAAATGGGCGATCGATGCGCTGAACGGCATGGGCACGGCACCGGTCGAGCCCTCGAACTGGATGCTGTGGCTGATCGCCTCGCCCTTGCTGATGACCGCGAGTTACGGCGCGGTGCGCGTGCTGATGGCGGTGCTGACGCAGTGGCGCGACGGCATCTTCGCCCGCGTCGCGATGCATGCGGTGCGCAAGCTCGCCTATATCACCTTCGTCCATATGCACGAATTGTCGCTGCGCTTTCACCTCGAGCGCAAGACCGGCGGCCTGACGCGCGTGCTGGAGCGCGGCCGCACCGGCATCGAGGTGATCGTGCGGATGGTGATCCTGCAGTTGATCCCGACCATCGTCGAGGTGTCGCTCTTGATGGCGGTACTGCTGTGGCAATTCGACTGGCGCTACGTGCTGGTCACCGCCATCACCGTCGTGATCTACATGTACTACACCTATCTTGCGACCGAATGGCGGATCGAAATCCGCCGCAAGATGAACGATTCCGACACGGAAGCAAACACCAAGGCGATCGACTCGCTGCTCAACTACGAGACGGTGAAATATTTCAGCGCCGAGACCCGCGAGGCTGAACGCTACGACCGTTCGATGGAGCGCTACGAGCACAACAGCGTCAAGACCTATACCTCGCTGGCGGTGCTCAACACCGGGCAGGCCGTCGTCTTCACCTTCGGCCTCACCGCGACCATGCTGATGTGCGCGCTCGGCGTCCGCAACGGCACCAATACGGTCGGCGACTTCGTCATGGTCAATGCCATGATGATCCAGCTCTACCAGCCGCTGAATTTCATGGGCATGGTCTATCGCGAGATCAAGCAGGCGATCATCGACATCGAGAAGATGTTCAACGTGCTGCAGCGCAATCCCGAGATCAAGGATATTCCGGGCGCGGCGCCGCTGGTGGTCAGCTCCGGCCATGTGCGTTTCGACGACGTGCGCTTTGCCTATGATCCGGAGCGGCCGATCCTCAAGGGACTCAGCTTCGAAGTGCCTGCCGGCAAGACGGTGGCGATCGTCGGTCCTTCGGGCGCCGGCAAGTCGACGATTTCGCGATTGCTGTTTCGTCTTTATGACGTCTCTGCAGGCAAGATCCTGATCGACGGCCAGGACATCCGGAACGTCACGCAGGCGAGCCTGCGCGCCTCGATCGGCATGGTGCCGCAGGATACCGTGCTGTTCAACGACACCATCCGCTACAACATCCGCTACGGCCGCTGGGGCGCCGGCGATGCTGAGGTGGAAGAGGCGGCGCAACTGGCGCAGATCGACAGCTTCATCCGGAATTCCCCGAGGGGATACGAAACCCAGGTCGGCGAACGCGGCCTGAAACTGTCCGGCGGCGAGAAGCAGCGTGTAGCGATTGCGCGCACTGTGCTGAAGGCGCCGCCGATCCTGGTGCTCGACGAAGCGACCTCGGCGCTCGACAGCCATACCGAGCATGAAATCCAGGAAGCGCTGGAGCGCGTCTCGCGCGGCCGCACCTCGCTGGTGATCGCGCACCGGCTGTCGACCATCGTCGGCGCCGATGAAATTATCGTGCTGGATCAAGGGCGCATCGCCGAGCGCGGCACCCATGCCAGGCTTTTGGCGGCTGACGGTCTCTATGCCAGCATGTGGAACAGGCAGCGCGAAGCCGAGGCGGCTCGGGAGAAGCTCGCACAGATTGGCGAGGGCAATGAAGCGCCGAACCGGGCCCCGCCGCCGGTCGACGATCCGCTCAATGAGCAGCCAAAGGACCAGCCCGCATCCAAAGATCCCTTGGCAACCGCCGCGGAATAA
- a CDS encoding VOC family protein, which yields MIDHISVGVSDLERAARFYEATLAALGLSRLVTRPATIGFGKTYPEFWINLRAGMAPVPPESGTHICLRAKTTGDVDAFHAAALGAGGRSDGAPGIRPHDRVKYYAAFVIDPDGNRIEAVTFPSE from the coding sequence ATGATCGACCACATCTCCGTCGGCGTCAGCGATCTCGAACGCGCCGCACGTTTCTATGAAGCAACGCTTGCAGCCCTCGGCCTCTCACGCCTCGTCACCCGTCCCGCCACCATCGGCTTCGGCAAGACCTACCCCGAATTCTGGATCAACCTGCGCGCCGGCATGGCGCCCGTGCCGCCCGAGAGCGGCACCCACATCTGCCTTCGCGCCAAGACAACCGGCGATGTCGATGCGTTTCATGCCGCAGCACTCGGTGCCGGCGGCCGTTCCGACGGCGCGCCGGGAATTCGGCCGCACGATCGCGTGAAATATTACGCCGCCTTCGTCATCGATCCCGACGGCAACCGCATCGAGGCCGTTACGTTTCCAAGTGAGTGA
- a CDS encoding TIGR00730 family Rossman fold protein, giving the protein MDQIKTELIKTVCVYCGSGAGSSPRFVEAAHALGKAFAENNIRLVYGGGSVGLMGAVAKSTLDHGGLVTGIIPDFLRSREHALKHVQEMIVTPDMHERKRLMFERSDAFVALPGGIGTLEELVEQMTWQQLGRHSKPVLLANIDGFWEPLIALLAHMRETEFIRPPLDIDILKAERVEDIVPRLRAAAARAPEGTKEMAPELARKL; this is encoded by the coding sequence ATGGATCAAATCAAAACCGAACTAATCAAAACCGTTTGTGTCTATTGCGGCTCCGGCGCCGGCTCCAGCCCCCGCTTTGTCGAAGCTGCCCACGCTCTGGGAAAGGCTTTTGCCGAGAACAATATCCGGCTTGTCTATGGCGGCGGATCGGTTGGCCTGATGGGCGCGGTCGCCAAATCCACGCTGGACCATGGCGGCCTGGTCACCGGGATCATCCCGGATTTTCTGCGGTCGCGCGAACACGCGCTGAAACACGTTCAGGAAATGATCGTCACGCCCGACATGCACGAACGCAAGCGGCTGATGTTCGAACGCTCCGACGCCTTCGTGGCGCTGCCCGGCGGCATCGGCACGCTGGAGGAACTGGTCGAACAGATGACCTGGCAGCAACTCGGCCGTCACTCCAAGCCGGTGCTGCTCGCCAACATCGACGGCTTCTGGGAGCCGCTGATCGCGCTTTTGGCGCACATGCGCGAAACCGAATTCATCCGCCCGCCGCTGGACATCGACATCCTCAAGGCTGAACGGGTCGAGGACATCGTGCCGCGCCTGCGCGCCGCCGCCGCCCGCGCGCCCGAAGGCACCAAGGAAATGGCGCCGGAACTGGCGCGAAAGCTGTGA
- a CDS encoding RraA family protein has translation MNKAVTAPLPASVLEALARYDTPTICNAMEIVAPERRLIGYTTKPLVCPFPDLPPMVGYARTVTIRSVLKSTLPADEQAKRRIAYYEYVGTGFGPRITVIQDIDGADVGYGAFWGEVQSNVHKALGCLGVITDGSIRDIPQWAPGFQALAGSVGPSHAWVHAEHWGGEVRVAGMTVHSDDLIHADQHGAIVIPIDIAAKIPEAAELCGRRETPILEIARSPDFTLEKLKAALKRSAEIH, from the coding sequence GTGAACAAAGCCGTTACCGCCCCGCTGCCTGCTTCCGTCCTCGAAGCGCTGGCGCGCTATGACACGCCAACGATCTGCAATGCGATGGAAATCGTCGCGCCCGAACGCCGCCTGATCGGCTACACCACCAAGCCGCTGGTCTGCCCGTTCCCCGATCTGCCGCCGATGGTCGGTTATGCCCGCACGGTGACGATCCGCTCGGTGCTCAAATCGACGCTTCCGGCCGACGAGCAGGCGAAGCGCCGCATCGCCTATTACGAATATGTCGGCACCGGTTTCGGCCCGCGCATCACCGTGATCCAGGATATCGACGGTGCCGATGTCGGCTATGGTGCGTTCTGGGGTGAGGTGCAGAGCAATGTGCACAAGGCGCTTGGCTGCCTCGGCGTCATCACCGACGGCTCGATCCGCGACATCCCGCAATGGGCGCCGGGCTTCCAGGCGCTGGCCGGTTCGGTCGGACCGTCGCATGCCTGGGTCCATGCTGAACACTGGGGCGGCGAAGTGCGCGTCGCCGGCATGACCGTGCACTCCGACGACCTCATCCACGCCGACCAGCACGGCGCCATCGTGATCCCCATCGACATCGCAGCGAAGATTCCGGAAGCCGCCGAACTCTGCGGCCGGCGCGAGACGCCGATCCTGGAGATCGCGCGCAGCCCGGATTTCACGCTGGAAAAGCTGAAAGCGGCGCTGAAGCGCTCGGCGGAGATTCACTGA
- the cimA gene encoding citramalate synthase: MSRERLYLFDTTLRDGAQTNGVDFTLHDKQIIAQMLDELGVDYVEGGYPGANPADTEFFSDKPKFESAKFTAFGMTRRPGRSASNDPGLAALIEAKADAICFVAKSSAYQVRVALETTNEENLASIRDSVVAAKAAGREVMVDCEHFFDGYKEDAEFALACAKAAYESGARWVVLCDTNGGTMPHEIETIVGAVTTHIPGSHVGIHAHNDTEQAVANSLAAVRAGARQIQGTLNGLGERCGNANLCSLIPTLRLKNEFSDAFEIGVTAEKLATLMKVSRTLDDMLNRAPNRHAAYVGESAFVTKAGIHASAMMKDPHSYEHVLPESVGNHRKVLVSDQAGRSNVMAELDRAGITYEKTDPKLARLVEELKEREAAGYAYESANASFDLLARRTLGRVPEYFKVEQFDVNVEQRYNANGQRVTVALAVVKVDVAGERLISAAEGNGPVNALDVALRKDLGKYQKYIEGLKLIDYRVRILNGGTEAVTRVLIESEDENGDSWITVGVSPNIIDASFQALMDSVVYKLVKSGAPA, translated from the coding sequence ATGAGCCGCGAACGCCTTTATCTGTTCGACACCACGCTACGCGACGGCGCGCAGACCAACGGTGTCGATTTCACGCTGCATGACAAGCAGATCATCGCGCAGATGCTGGATGAACTCGGCGTCGACTATGTCGAGGGCGGCTATCCCGGCGCCAATCCGGCCGACACCGAATTCTTTTCGGACAAGCCGAAGTTCGAGAGTGCCAAATTCACCGCGTTCGGCATGACGCGCCGTCCGGGCCGTTCGGCCTCGAACGATCCCGGGCTTGCGGCACTGATCGAGGCCAAGGCCGATGCGATCTGCTTTGTCGCCAAATCCAGTGCCTATCAGGTGCGGGTGGCGCTGGAGACCACCAACGAGGAAAACCTCGCCTCGATCCGCGACAGCGTCGTTGCTGCGAAGGCCGCCGGACGCGAGGTGATGGTCGATTGCGAGCACTTCTTCGACGGCTACAAGGAAGACGCCGAATTCGCGCTGGCCTGCGCCAAGGCGGCCTATGAGTCCGGCGCGCGCTGGGTAGTGCTGTGCGACACCAATGGCGGCACCATGCCGCATGAGATCGAAACCATTGTAGGCGCCGTGACAACGCATATCCCGGGTAGCCATGTCGGCATCCATGCCCATAACGACACCGAGCAGGCGGTCGCCAATTCGCTGGCCGCCGTACGCGCCGGGGCGCGGCAGATCCAGGGCACGTTGAACGGGCTCGGCGAGCGCTGCGGCAACGCCAATCTCTGTTCCCTGATCCCGACGCTGCGGCTGAAGAACGAATTTTCCGACGCGTTCGAGATCGGCGTCACCGCGGAAAAGCTTGCGACGCTGATGAAGGTATCACGGACGCTCGACGACATGCTCAACCGCGCGCCGAACCGCCATGCGGCTTACGTCGGCGAGAGCGCGTTCGTCACCAAGGCCGGCATTCACGCCTCGGCGATGATGAAGGACCCGCATAGCTACGAGCACGTGCTGCCGGAATCCGTCGGCAACCATCGCAAGGTGCTGGTGTCAGATCAGGCCGGCCGCTCCAACGTGATGGCCGAACTCGACCGCGCCGGCATCACCTACGAGAAGACCGATCCCAAATTGGCGCGCCTCGTCGAGGAGTTGAAGGAGCGCGAGGCGGCGGGCTACGCCTATGAGTCCGCCAACGCCTCGTTTGATCTACTGGCGCGGCGCACGCTTGGCCGGGTGCCTGAATATTTCAAGGTCGAGCAGTTCGACGTCAATGTCGAGCAGCGTTACAACGCCAACGGCCAGCGCGTCACGGTGGCGCTGGCGGTGGTCAAGGTCGATGTCGCCGGCGAGCGGCTGATCTCGGCTGCGGAAGGCAACGGCCCGGTCAATGCGCTCGACGTCGCGCTGCGCAAGGACCTCGGCAAGTACCAGAAATACATCGAGGGCCTGAAGCTGATCGACTATCGCGTGCGTATCCTCAATGGCGGCACGGAAGCGGTGACGCGGGTCTTGATCGAGAGCGAGGACGAGAACGGCGATAGCTGGATCACGGTCGGCGTGTCGCCGAATATCATCGACGCCTCGTTCCAGGCGCTGATGGATTCGGTGGTCTACAAGCTGGTGAAGTCGGGCGCACCGGCGTGA